Proteins encoded by one window of Rutidosis leptorrhynchoides isolate AG116_Rl617_1_P2 chromosome 7, CSIRO_AGI_Rlap_v1, whole genome shotgun sequence:
- the LOC139857535 gene encoding E3 ubiquitin-protein ligase At4g11680-like, producing the protein MIVCVLGLNCKTKTNEPPLVMERAQTGEHNEHVIDITQDRPVHGSNGLNGSNSQQNEDIPSTSVSDPVFQHSFPTTNGTNGRNLQFTRRGTDHATRRSPLNSGYWISIELVITVSQIIAAVIVLSLSRHERPHAPLFTWVIGYASGCVATLPLLFWRFYFRNQVSDQDTALPRQRSGPRSLSAISSSLTSSSNAMISVVDTSNTTTRLLSLLLSTRLKVLVEYFKMGLDCFFAVWFVVGNVWIFGGHSSASDAPNLYRLCIVFLTFSCIGYAMPFILCATICCCLPCIISVLGFREDQSQTRGATTESINSLPTYKFKIKKVKHGNNKESQSGPGEGGVVAAGTENERVLSGEDAVCCICLAKYANNDELRELPCTHFFHKECVDKWLKINASCPLCKNEVGDIVSSSVTEPTTAAGAQS; encoded by the exons ATGATAGTTTGTGTATTGGGACTAAATTGTAAAACTAAAACAAACGAGCCACCATTAGTAATGGAGCGAGCACAAACAGGAGAACACAACGAGCACGTGATTGATATAACCCAAGATAGACCCGTTCACGGGTCGAACGGGTTGAACGGGTCGAACTCACAACAAAATGAAGACATACCTTCAACTAGTGTCAGTGATCCTGTTTTTCAACATTCGTTTCCTACCACAAATGGAACAAACGGAAGAAATTTACAATTTACTAGAAGAGGGACTGATCATGCAACACGAAGAAGCCCGTTGAATTCTGGTTATTGGATATCAATAGAGTTAGTTATTACAGTTAGCCAGATAATAGCAGCAGTTATAGTTTTGTCATTATCAAGACATGAGCGTCCTCATGCTCCGTTATTTACATGGGTTATTGGTTATGCTTCTGGTTGTGTTGCAACTCTCCCGTTGTTATTTTGGCGTTTTTATTTTAGGAATCAAGTATCGGACCAGGATACAGCTTTGCCACGTCAGCGTTCGGGTCCTAGAAGTCTTTCGGCTATATCTAGCTCGTTAACTTCATCTTCAAATGCTATGATTTCGGTTGTGGACACTAGTAACACCACAACGCGACTTTTATCACTGCTACTGAGTACAAG GCTGAAAGTACTAGTTGAATACTTCAAAATGGGGTTGGATTGTTTTTTTGCAGTGTGGTTTGTTGTTGGGAATGTGTGGATCTTTGGAGGCCATTCTTCTGCATCTGACGCTCCCAATTTGTACAG GCTATGTATAGTGTTTCTTACGTTTAGCTGTATCGGGTATGCAATGCCATTCATCTTGTGTGCCACAATCTGCTGCTGCCTCCCTTGTATTATTTCAGTTTTGGGCTTTAGGGAGGATCAATCACAAACTAGAGGTGCCACTACAGAGTCCATAAATTCATTACCGACATACAAGTTTAAGATTAAAAAAGTTAAACATGGAAACAATAAAGAAAGCCAATCGGGTCCCGGTGAAGGTGGGGTTGTGGCTGCAGGAACAGAAAATGAACGTGTTTTATCCGGTGAAGATGCG GTGTGTTGCATTTGTTTGGCAAAGTATGCAAACAACGATGAACTTAGAGAGTTGCCATGCACTCACTTTTTTCACAAGGAGTGTGTGGATAAGTGGTTGAAGATCAATGCTTCGTGCCCACTCTGTAAGAATGAAGTTGGGGACATTGTATCGAGTTCAGTAACGGAACCAACAACTGCTGCTGGTGCGCAATCATAG